One segment of Brassica napus cultivar Da-Ae chromosome C3, Da-Ae, whole genome shotgun sequence DNA contains the following:
- the LOC106388854 gene encoding A-kinase anchor protein 12-like isoform X1, with the protein MIICASVFLSTNNLKLLKFEPCPLVFVLLPSESSFMASDSQTATATMSEKPLETKVNEEAKLMEKEIVLSETVDVVKDKPVSESNLTIEKEEKTVQTPAGEPEKEIPADVEEAAEVVKADESNDKGKDENGEEKVAEQVGLEEPTLVKEVVAMVNVQADDVEKAEEGKGKDENGEEKVAEQVELKEPTLVKESVDGEKAEEKQAVESVAEEDNKDKEEEEKKMVDVSESKNEAGGKQVEPIDVQLVKEVSVETVDVEVLEVEPKPETSEKAEAQPEKAKELAPEVEVVKTPETTEEAKVELEDSIVVETKDSGINSKDEHTSESGTALLPEETVPINQDLDTAPIKETEGDASSPPDVTEKTTTEEKQVVEEPSKDEKEKVSEEAKATEDENIKKDTETPAADVESVETLKETEGTKQEESVTEKVAEVVETATVAKESDEPKPQPEVTTKEEVVKPKHTNSIMSKVKQSLVKAKKAIIGKSPSSKTISTEETKEEVIAK; encoded by the exons ATGATTATATGTGCGAGTGTTTTTCTCTCAACAAATAATCTGAAACTTTTGAAGTTTGAACCCTGTCCACTAGTTTTTGTTCTCCTTCCTTCTGAATCTTCTTTCATGGCTTCTGATTCTCAGACCGCAACTGCAACTATGTCTGAAAAG CCACTGGAGACCAAGGTGAACGAGGAGGCTAAGTTGATGGAGAAAGAGATTGTTTTGTCAGAAACTGTGGATGTGGTGAAAGATAAACCGGTTTCAGAGTCAAACCTGACGATTGAGAAGGAGGAGAAGACTGTTCAGACTCCTGCTGGTGAACCGGAGAAAGAGATACCTGCAGATGTGGAGGAGGCTGCAGAAGTGGTGAAAGCAGATGAATCTAATGATAAGGGGAAAGATGAGAATGGTGAGGAGAAGGTAGCTGAACAAGTGGGACTTGAAGAACCAACCCTTGTGAAAGAGGTTGTTGCAATGGTTAATGTCCAAGCAGATGATGTGGAGAAAGCAGAAGAAGGGAAAGGAAAAGATGAGAATGGTGAGGAGAAGGTAGCTGAACAAGTGGAGCTTAAAGAACCAACCCTTGTGAAAGAGAGTGTTGATGGGGAGAAAGCAGAAGAGAAGCAAGCCGTGGAGAGTGTTGCTGAAGAAGACAACAAGgataaggaggaggaggagaagaagatggttGATGTTTCTGAATCAAAAAATGAAGCCGGAGGCAAACAGGTGGAACCAATTGATGTTCAGCTTGTTAAAGAAGTATCAGTAGAGACTGTAGATGTTGAGGTTCTTGAAGTTGAGCCAAAGCCAGAGACTTCTGAAAAAGCTGAGGCTCAGCCTGAGAAAGCAAAGGAACTGGCACCAGAAGTTGAAGTAGTAAAAACACCTGAAACAACAGAAGAAGCTAAGGTTGAGCTTGAGGATAGCATTGTTGTTGAGACCAAAGACTCCGGTATCAACTCCAAGGATGAACATACTTCTGAATCTGGTACTGCTTTGTTGCCTGAAGAAACTGTACCAATAAACCAAGATTTAGACACTGCCCCCATAAAGGAAACTGAAGGAGACGCTTCCTCTCCTCCTGATGTCACTGAGAAGACCACTACTGAAGAGAAGCAAGTGGTGGAAGAACCATCAAAGGATGAAAAAGAGAAAGTGAGTGAAGAAGCCAAAGCTACAGAAGATGAGAACATCAAGAAGGACACTGAAACACCTGCTGCAGATGTCGAGAGCGTAGAGACTTTGAAAGAAACTGAAGGAACCAAACAAGAGGAATCAGTTACAGAGAAAGTAGCAGAGGTTGTAGAAACCGCAACTGTTGCTAAAGAGAGCGATGAGCCAAAGCCACAACCAGAAGTCACAACCAAAGAAGAAGTTGTTAAGCCAAAGCATACAAACAGCATTATGTCAAAGGTGAAACAGTCACTTGTTAAGGCAAAGAAAGCAATCATTGGGAAGTCTCCTAGCTCTAAGACTATCTCAACTGAAGAAACCAAAGAAGAGGTCATAGCCAAGTGA
- the LOC106388854 gene encoding enolase-phosphatase E1-like isoform X2 has translation MIICASVFLSTNNLKLLKFEPCPLVFVLLPSESSFMASDSQTATATMSEKPLETKVNEEAKLMEKEIVLSETVDVVKDKPVSESNLTIEKEEKTVQTPAGEPEKEIPADVEEAAEVVKADESNDKGKDENGEEKVAEQVGLEEPTLVKEVVAMVNVQADDVEKAEEGKGKDENGEEKVAEQVELKEPTLVKESVDGEKAEEKQAKNEAGGKQVEPIDVQLVKEVSVETVDVEVLEVEPKPETSEKAEAQPEKAKELAPEVEVVKTPETTEEAKVELEDSIVVETKDSGINSKDEHTSESGTALLPEETVPINQDLDTAPIKETEGDASSPPDVTEKTTTEEKQVVEEPSKDEKEKVSEEAKATEDENIKKDTETPAADVESVETLKETEGTKQEESVTEKVAEVVETATVAKESDEPKPQPEVTTKEEVVKPKHTNSIMSKVKQSLVKAKKAIIGKSPSSKTISTEETKEEVIAK, from the exons ATGATTATATGTGCGAGTGTTTTTCTCTCAACAAATAATCTGAAACTTTTGAAGTTTGAACCCTGTCCACTAGTTTTTGTTCTCCTTCCTTCTGAATCTTCTTTCATGGCTTCTGATTCTCAGACCGCAACTGCAACTATGTCTGAAAAG CCACTGGAGACCAAGGTGAACGAGGAGGCTAAGTTGATGGAGAAAGAGATTGTTTTGTCAGAAACTGTGGATGTGGTGAAAGATAAACCGGTTTCAGAGTCAAACCTGACGATTGAGAAGGAGGAGAAGACTGTTCAGACTCCTGCTGGTGAACCGGAGAAAGAGATACCTGCAGATGTGGAGGAGGCTGCAGAAGTGGTGAAAGCAGATGAATCTAATGATAAGGGGAAAGATGAGAATGGTGAGGAGAAGGTAGCTGAACAAGTGGGACTTGAAGAACCAACCCTTGTGAAAGAGGTTGTTGCAATGGTTAATGTCCAAGCAGATGATGTGGAGAAAGCAGAAGAAGGGAAAGGAAAAGATGAGAATGGTGAGGAGAAGGTAGCTGAACAAGTGGAGCTTAAAGAACCAACCCTTGTGAAAGAGAGTGTTGATGGGGAGAAAGCAGAAGAGAAGCAAG CAAAAAATGAAGCCGGAGGCAAACAGGTGGAACCAATTGATGTTCAGCTTGTTAAAGAAGTATCAGTAGAGACTGTAGATGTTGAGGTTCTTGAAGTTGAGCCAAAGCCAGAGACTTCTGAAAAAGCTGAGGCTCAGCCTGAGAAAGCAAAGGAACTGGCACCAGAAGTTGAAGTAGTAAAAACACCTGAAACAACAGAAGAAGCTAAGGTTGAGCTTGAGGATAGCATTGTTGTTGAGACCAAAGACTCCGGTATCAACTCCAAGGATGAACATACTTCTGAATCTGGTACTGCTTTGTTGCCTGAAGAAACTGTACCAATAAACCAAGATTTAGACACTGCCCCCATAAAGGAAACTGAAGGAGACGCTTCCTCTCCTCCTGATGTCACTGAGAAGACCACTACTGAAGAGAAGCAAGTGGTGGAAGAACCATCAAAGGATGAAAAAGAGAAAGTGAGTGAAGAAGCCAAAGCTACAGAAGATGAGAACATCAAGAAGGACACTGAAACACCTGCTGCAGATGTCGAGAGCGTAGAGACTTTGAAAGAAACTGAAGGAACCAAACAAGAGGAATCAGTTACAGAGAAAGTAGCAGAGGTTGTAGAAACCGCAACTGTTGCTAAAGAGAGCGATGAGCCAAAGCCACAACCAGAAGTCACAACCAAAGAAGAAGTTGTTAAGCCAAAGCATACAAACAGCATTATGTCAAAGGTGAAACAGTCACTTGTTAAGGCAAAGAAAGCAATCATTGGGAAGTCTCCTAGCTCTAAGACTATCTCAACTGAAGAAACCAAAGAAGAGGTCATAGCCAAGTGA